The genomic DNA AGATATTAAAGGTATGTCAATAAAGGATATAGCTACTCCTACTATAGACATTACTAAACAATAATAAATAACTATAGCAATTTCATTTGTAATAATATTGAATGGAAAAACTGGTATACCTATCATAAAAATAGATATTGCAAGTATGAAATTCATCGTCATTAAAATCCTGTTATAGTCTAATCGTATAAGGAGCTTTCCAACAAAAACAGCACCTATTATTAATCCTATAGGAAATGAACCCTGGATTATGCCCAGATACTTTGACCCCAATCCTAATACATTGTTTATAATATAGGGCAATGGTACTGATATGGATAAACCAAGGGAAAAATTGAGAAAAACTACTACCATAAATTTACTAATAATTTCCTGTTCCCCTAACATATACCCAAAGCCTTCTTTGACATCCTTTATTAAATTGATTTCTTTTTTTTCTTCGTCATGTTCTTCATAGTTAAATTTAAAATCTATAAACATTTCTGAGATTCCGGAAAGAATAAATGATACACCATTAAAAACTATAAATGTCCTTATATCTACTATGGCAAATAGGATTCCTCCAACCATAGGGCCTAAAATGGTTGCTATGGAATCAATAATTTTACTGATGGAGTTTACACTCATCAAATTATTTTTTGAAACTATATTAGGCTTAGCAGCTTCAAAGCTTATATCAAATATAGTTATGAAGCTAGTCATAATGAATGTACTTAGATAAATCATAGTAAGGGATAATCCATTAACTAAGCTAATAAAATAAAGTCCTATTAAAAGTACTCCATTGAGCAAATCCATAGATACTACTAGAATCTTTTTGTTGAGCCTATCTGCTAGTACTCCAGCAATAGGATTTATTATGACCATGGGAATTGTACTAAAAAATAAAGTGGTTGCAAAGGACAGCCCAGATCCCGTAAGCTCAAGTACATATAGTCCTATGGCAAATGCATATATAAACGTACCAAATAACGAAACAAGTTTTCCCAGTGAAAA from Maledivibacter sp. includes the following:
- a CDS encoding MFS transporter, which encodes MTMSVHFLNKLMGKRELSNLILFSLGKLVSLFGTFIYAFAIGLYVLELTGSGLSFATTLFFSTIPMVIINPIAGVLADRLNKKILVVSMDLLNGVLLIGLYFISLVNGLSLTMIYLSTFIMTSFITIFDISFEAAKPNIVSKNNLMSVNSISKIIDSIATILGPMVGGILFAIVDIRTFIVFNGVSFILSGISEMFIDFKFNYEEHDEEKKEINLIKDVKEGFGYMLGEQEIISKFMVVVFLNFSLGLSISVPLPYIINNVLGLGSKYLGIIQGSFPIGLIIGAVFVGKLLIRLDYNRILMTMNFILAISIFMIGIPVFPFNIITNEIAIVIYYCLVMSIVGVAISFIDIPLISILQSIIPDEYRGRVLSLVISMGKIISPLAFMLAGALINILPVYLLQLFGSMILITSNIVHSRNSRKGYFEYKRSLINEQRIQINIIYIMLELFLFIIIRPKNVDMFFLIWILLSLLLLLDNIINKRANNPPKHLNCTNDILGIGLLKKDMAISRDKRIYGGAFDEMNLVYLSCLTINFIGYMLVCLRRF